The following nucleotide sequence is from Nomascus leucogenys isolate Asia chromosome 13, Asia_NLE_v1, whole genome shotgun sequence.
CAATGCCAGGGATGCACATTCCACCAAAAAGAGGGGTTAAATCCCTCCCAGGTTACAAAgctaggtttttgttttgagacagggtcttgctatgtggcccaggctggagagcagtggtgtgatcacagctcactgcagcctccatctccaagctaccctcctgcctcagcctcctgagtagctaaaacTACAAGCACACACACCAACAtgcaaggctttttttttttttttttttttaatagagacaaggtctcgtactcctgagtttaagtaatcctcccgccttagcctcccaaagtgctgggattacaggcatgagccaccacactcgaccATAAAGCTAGGTTTTGAGCTCAGTGGCTCTGTCTCTTCCAAGGCTCGATTATAAGAAAAGCATACAAAAAGCTCGATTACAAGAAAAAGATCAAACTATTGGATATAAAAACAATATAGAAAACAGCACAGACATCTGACCccaagataaattttatttatatataaagaccAAGTTTTATGGCTTCATGTTATATAGTTGGTATTTGTTCAGGTATTTATCTTGAATACGGtccatcaagaaaacaaaacttaaagGAAAAAGTTTGTATTGACTGCTACAATTTATAACACACTATGGAAGAATGAAAGGGTCAGCATCAAATTTTCAGTTTCTCCAATGTCGACAAGTCATCTTATGTCTAAATCAGGGGTTGACAAAGTACAGCCCCAAATCAAATCTGGCCTGCAgcctgtttttgtaagtaaaacaaacatttgtaaataaaataatttttttaaattggaacacagccatgcccattcatttggGTATGGCTGCTTTCCTACTACAATGGCAGACCTGAGTGGTGAAGACAAATATgatccacaaaacaaaaaacactgattttctagtcctttacagaaaaagtttgcagacCCCTGGTCTAAATGATTACCATATATCACAAATGGTGGAAAAATAATTAGCCTGTTCATTTCGGCCCTATTTAAGCTTTATTATTAACTCTGCCTGATTTAAGTACTCTTCCTTTATAATTACTGTCACTTAATTTCCACAAATATGTCCACATTTCGGTTATTTTCCAGAGTAGGTCTTACATTAGCTGCCCAGTAATTTATCCTTCACATCATTACTACAACAAAATCCTAATTAAGGCACATCTGTGGCCAGgtacggtagctcatgcctgtaatcccagcactttgggaggctaaggcggacggatcacgaggtcaggagttcaagacaagcctgaccaacatggtgaaaccccgtctctactaaaaatacaaaaattacctgggcgtggtagtgcactcctagctactcaggaggttgaggcagaagaattgcttgaacctgggaggtagaggttgcaatgagctgagatcgcaccactgcactccagcctgggcaacagagtgagactccatctcagggaaaaaaaaaaaaaaaaaaaaaggaaaaaaaaaaaaggcacatctGCGATTATCCCCATAGTTATGCTTCAGTTTTGTACAATCTACAAAGATATAGACAAGAAAAGATGAACACACGGATAAGAGCTTCTATGACTAAATAATTTCTAATATCCGATTCATATTAGAACACCTCAAAGTGCCATTTAGAACCAATAgcatctggccaggtgcggtggctcacgcctataatcccagcgctttgggaggccgaggcaggtggatcatctgaggtcaggatttcgagaccagcctggccaacatggtgaaaccctgtctctattaaaaaaaataaaaaaattagctgggcatggtggcgtgtgcctgtagtcccagctacttgggaggttaaggtgggagaatcacttgaacacgggaggcagaggttgcagtgagccgagatctcgccccattgcactccagcctgggtgacacagcaagactacgtctaaaaaaaagaacaacatcaGTGTCACCTGACTGCatatgagaaatgcaaattcatggCCCCTATTCCAGACCtaccaggtgattcttatgcacaTTAAAAGTCCAAGAATAACTGCGCCAAAACAGAGTTCATATCACTTACCTTGAGTGTGAAAAGACTGATTCGGCCAGGCAGTTTATAAAACAACCCCTCTCCTCCTCTTGAATTGGAATGTAGCATAGCATTGAGGCATGCGAGAGGGGACGTCCCACTGTAAAACCACAAAAGAATGGATGAGGGTCATACAATCCATCTGCCTACTTAAAGACTCAATCCCTCCAACTCATTCTTAAATGAGAAGCTAAGcaagaaatacagaagaaaaaatctcATGAGAATTTCACTGTGAAAATAGTAAAAGAATAACCAAATGAAATTCACATAAATCACACTCAGAGAACTCTGGAATAAACATTATGTGATACCCAAAATCCATAACTAACACTTCTTCAGTGCTTTTTGACAATATAAATCAAATTTccaagaaatttagaaaaacctCACAATTTCTTCAAGTTATATTTTAGTAAGTtaataaattttagtaaaattttactattaaaaGTTTCCTAGCCTCTATATTTCAATCTACATATCACTCAGAAACTGCCATAGAATATTATCACAAAGAATGACAGAATCAATGGTGCTGTGCCAATATAACAAGCAGAACTTTTTCTCCAGTTAAACATTTTCTAGTAAGTACACAAAAAGAAcagtatttcatttgtttttttctctgctgggagtggggagatTGAGTTTAATTCTATATCTACCCAGGAACAATTATTTAAACCTAAATGCAAAAAGTAAGTCAAGTGGATTTAGTTCCCAGTAATGCTTAAACATTAAACTGAAACAATGGCATACTAAGTTGTTTCATGGTCCCTGCCACAACAGCAGGTTGCAAAACGGTGACAATTCAGTGCCAAGGATGTTACTTACTGAATCTTTAACTAGAAAAGCTAccaaaaatatcaacaaatgcCCATTATTAACTGAGTTTGGCACTAGCATATTAGTGCTAGGAGTCACCTGTGcaccctctcttccctctccccagcatgttaaaaaatacataaatagctTAAGTAAGCCTCTTCACATTTTTCAGAACTAGAGGCCCTAATTTATgcagtgttaaaaataaattctgagtctaaaaaagccattaaaaaacTATAACTTATTTTGCCTTGGAACACACTGGATGCTAAAAAATTTTTCACCAAGAACCAATCTCTAAAAGAAACCTTGTGCAAAATCTGGAGTATCAAGTGGGTGTGCTAGCATCTCTGCTACAAGGGGAACAGCATGCTGGCACAGCTATTCTGTGACTCCTACATATTATACCTCTGTCTACAAATTACAGAGCTGCTCACTCATCATGAGCCATCATGACTGCTTCATAATTCCTCTAAGAACAAGAAGCAGAAACAAGTTAAGGTTCTCAATTCCATATGTCCCAGAGGGACTCATTTACCTTCTATAGGCAAAGTGGTCCAACAGCAGTGCAGACAGCAGCATGATGGGAAATAGcccataaaagcaaaaataaagcacAATTATAACACTACACAGTGGATAAGTACAAGTCAAATAAATGTGATGCAGACAATCTTAATCTTCCCTCCCCACAAAACATCAACTTGAGAATGTTTGAACTGACAACTGGAAAGTGAGGGCCTTTTGACCCTAAAAGGTCAATTAAAGCAGCTAAGTTTGACTAGCAAAAACATGAAGTTTGCTCTGAGTCCCAGGCGAGGACTGTGTAGTGCTCTCCTCTTTCCTcatttaagtacttttttttgtttttcttttgttttgttttttgagacggagtcttattctgtcgcccaggctggagtgcagtggtgcaatctcggctcactgcaacctccgtctcctgagttcaagcgattctccggcctcaggctcccaagctggaactacaggctacaggcatgcatcaccatgccggTTAATGTTTGTActgttggtagagatggggttttgccatgttggccaggctggtctcgaattcctgacctaagtgatctccctgccttggcctcccaaagtgctgggattacaggtgtgggccactacacccagcttttttttttttttttttaagtttgaagttaggatgaggaaaaagaaagattaaagatAGTCCCTGGGTTTCAGGCCAGCAATTCTATGTTTCTAACTTGTTACTTCTCCAGGAATACTACAccataaatttagaaaataaaggttAACCTCAAAATTTAGTAAATTCAtatcatgggccaggcacagtggctcacgcttgtaatcccagcactttgggaggccgaggcgggcggatcacgaggtcaggagatcgagaccacagtgaaaccccgtctctactaaaaatacaaaaaaaaattagccgggcgtggtggcaggcgcctgtagtcccagctactcggagaggctgaggcaggagaatggcgtgaatccgggaggcagagcttgcagtgagccgagatcgcgccactgcactccagcctgggtgacagcgagactccgtctcaaaaaaaaaaaaaaaaaaaaaaaaaaatcatatcatatAAGACTGGAATTAGTAGGGGGGAAAAGTCAGTAGGTTTTTTTATGTTGATGAGACCACTGTTCTTTTATTCTAAAAGAAAGAACTTCAGTGATACGGCATAGAGAAAAGGGTAGCATTAGGCACAATAGAGGCTGTCAGGTCTGAAACTTCCGAAACAGCACAAGAGAAAATGTGCCCTGACTCCTTACACAAAAAACAACCTCTATGCCAAGATTTAAGGAAGAGCAAGGAGATGGGGAAAGCCACTGCACctctaaatgaaaacaaatagatGTTCACCCACTGCCACCCACCACTCAGACACACAATTTGGGAAATGGATAGTTCCATCTCACTACCTGACACAGAAGCACAAATACATACACAGGTGTACTTACTCATATCACTACACAACTACAGAAAGACACATATCCTATGAAACCCTCGTGTTAAGCAACAAGAACAATACAAACCTCATTTCCTTTAGTCCTTCTGCCTCTATGACCTGCAGAATCTGTTTTGGTGTCATTGGAGCATCCGAGTAGTTTTCTAATACCTGAAGAAATATAAACGTCCTAATTTCAGTGTACAATTTCCATTTATATCCATCCGTCCATATATCATGGGCTAAAGTTATGCTATGAGGTACCACTGGTGACAACTTAGTTTTTCCACATTAAAATTACTTCAGAAATCAAATTACACATATATCCAGTTACTGAAAGTTACTGCAATTAACTGAAATGTTCTAATTCTCAATTCTAAGGATGCATATCTTCTCAGCGTACATGGTATAGTATGCAAGACCTTAGCAACATTGGTTACTGATTAGCTTGATTCTGTTAATACTGCTAAACCACAGAATATATAGCGCTGCACAAGAAATGTATGAGACAGAAATgcattcacattttctttcccaAGGAAGTTTGattagtacatatatatatatatatatatatacacacactagtttttgtattttagtagagacggagcttcaccatgttggccaggctagtctcgaactcctgacctcaggtgatttgcccgcctcagcctcctaaagtgctgggattatagaagtgAGGCACCACGACCGGCCAAGTACCCATATTTTTAAACGGTGCTTTTTGCCACTGTGTTGTTAATTTGTGGTGTTAACTGCCACAGTATGTTCTGCCATTTGGCACGTGATGCTATGATTCTGCATGACTGGTGCAATGAGAAACAGAATATCTCATTTATGTTAGCATCACCTATAACCAAGTCACGGCAGTATTGCAGTATTTTCTTAGTGTGCAACTGCAGCTCTCTTGCTTTAAGAGTTGTTTTAGATATGTTcttctaaaggaagaaaaaagctgTCAATATCTTTGTACTTGGTCTACCTGTGCAGCTACTCAGGGTAGTCCAAATCAAGCTAACATCTTACAGTCCATTTAACTACCATAGCCAAGTACTGCTGTCACAAGCAAAACATAAAGCAGTAAGTCTGATAGGACGCTGCtgtctacagccataccaccctgaatgtgcCCGATCTCATCTGATAGGTCTGCTGTGGAAGGTACTCTCTATGGAAGAACATAAGACCTCAGCACCAAAGTCAAGGTTTGGAGAAGGTACTAAAATAAAACCCCTATTTCCCATGGTCCtattctttgcttctcttttcagATTTTCCATTCTCTATGAGTAACATTATCATCTCAGTTTCAGCTACTACCTAAATTCTGATAACCACCTAATCTCTACCTCTAGCTGACTTCTCCCCCAAATTTCAGATTCAAATATTCAGTTGTGTACCAATTATACCCCTTCATAATCTACTCTAATTCAGCTCTACTCTTAATTCATCTAATTGGCAACTCTAAATCACCTCTTCTCCAGACCCACTCTTCTTCCTGTATTCCCTACCTTGATTGACAGCCTGTATAATCACCTAATTCAGAAACGCAGGTGTCATCCTTCTCGCTCATCTGTCCGCCAAGTCCCAAAACCAGTCTCTTACCTGCCAACACAACAGCCTCTTAATATTTATCCCTCCATCCAGTCCTGCTTTCCTCAAATCCATTCTGACTCTGCTGTCATCCTTCATTCGACAAACACATGGAACACGTACCTTGTGCCAGACACAATTCTACGGATTCACAGTAAACAAGATCAAATCCCTGCTCTGGTAGAACTTACATGTTATAGCCTGAGGTCAACCCGGCAAAGCAAACCTGCCCTCATCACCTTCAGCTCTAAAATCCttcaacaggccaggcacagtggtgcacacctatagtcccagctgagactgaggcaggagggtcacttgagctcaggagctccaggctgtagtgcaccaTGATCGTGCCCATGTatagccactgcactacagcctgggtaacacagtgaaacctcatctgtttaaagaattttaaaaatatatatggctgGATaaagtgggtcacacctgtaatcccagcactttgggaggccaaggtgggcagattgcttgagcctaggagttcaaaaccagcctgggcaacatggtgaaaccctgtctctacaaaaaaatacaaaaaactagctgggcacggtgtcgcatgcctgtaatcccagctacacaggaggctgacgtgggagaatcatctgagcccaggaagtggaagctgcagtgagctgtgatggcgccactgcacttcagccagggtgacagagtgagaccctgtctcaaaaaataataataataatagaaagcaaataaaatccTTCAACAGCTCCTTAATCACATACTGCAAAAGCTGAAGCTTCCAAAGTCCACTGGCCCACTGGTAAAGAACAGGATCTAGAGTTAGATTCAAATTTTTACATTCTAAACTGGGGCAATTACAACCCAACCTGAACCCAGGTTCTCTTTTGAAGGATACTGATGTCTTTCTCTCAGATTTGTTGGACAGGTTAGAGACAATGTAAGTAATGCCTacaatgtctggcacagagtaggtgctcactGGCCTGGCATATGGAACCCTCACAATCTggtctctgcctgtctctctacCCATCCACAATGACACTCTACAAACTTTATGTTCCAATAATTTGTAGATATACCTAATTCCCACACTTTGCAAATACACACACTCCCTctcaccctttctctctctctctctctctcctgctatgTGTTTCACCAGCTCCTGCTTATGCCCTCTGTGACTGGCCTAACTCCTAGTTACCCTTCAAGATTCAGCTCAGAAAGcaccttcctccaggaagccttccctgatttctGCCAGGCAGAGGTAAATGACTCTTTTCAGTGTTCCCATTGCTTCATAACACATACAATTATCTTCCAAACCAGGGCAGTTGAAAGGAGAAACTATTTATAATTATGACTGGACAGGAGGCAGCAACTGGGATATCTGTTTATGATTTATACAACTATGATAACATGTATCATGACTGTAGTAAAATTCTGTTCCTGTGTCTGGACCTTCTTCATCCCCAGAAGACCATAAGCCCTGAGGGGCAAACCTCATCCACCTCTGTATTCCAAGAATCTAAGTGCCAAGATGGGCAGTACTGACTTGAACAAACCTACAATAAACCCTGGAACAAGCTACTAATGTTCACTGCCACAGATATCATTTCTTTGATACTAATTAAATGAAAGCTGAGCTAGCGAAtttttgtagcatttttttttttaagaagcatgACTCAAATAGTAACTAACAATCATTTAAACAGCAATCAGAAATAGCCTGAGAATTTAAGACGGGGGAAACAGAATCTCTAAAGGGAAGTTACATCAAAAGATACAAAGTATTCACTTTCATTAAAACTGTTTATGCCTCCAGCTCTTGGTATAAGAACAAGTCAGCAGTGTTCTATTCCTAGTCTCTTTCtagactacatttttttttaagtgtctctTCTCTTActtcaatggggaaaaaatgtttGATGTAAGAACTGGTCAGTCATGAATCAAAGTAAAAGATAAAGCATTCAACAAAGAGTTTCTCAAAGCCAGGGAGAATCCATTTAGGGTCCTCAATTTAAAGGGAAATCTCCTTGGCTATTTCTCCCAAACAAACTGTTCATAACAAGTTGGAGGATTTATATCGACCCAATCTCGTAAAGTCTACTTCTTACATCTAGAAAAGACAATACTACAAAATGTGTGAAAGAAAGACTATTTTTCAACAGCATTAATTAACATCTGCAAAAATCAATCTCCTGGGGTAGCTATACTGAAATTCTCAAGAAGAATCTTCTTtcctctacaaaaagtttttttgtttgtttgtctgtttgctttgagacggagtctcgttctgtcacccaggctggagtgcagtggctcgatctcggctcactgcaagctccgcctcccgggttcatgccattctcc
It contains:
- the ASXL1 gene encoding putative Polycomb group protein ASXL1 isoform X5, with the translated sequence MKDKQKKKKERTWAEAARLVLENYSDAPMTPKQILQVIEAEGLKEMRSGTSPLACLNAMLHSNSRGGEGLFYKLPGRISLFTLKR